Proteins encoded in a region of the bacterium genome:
- a CDS encoding iron-sulfur cluster assembly scaffold protein: MNFEKFKEFVTNRYNFGDLPGANAKGMVTNASCGDMTMLYFKVDDETELIEDARYFTFGCGFSQAMGVVITELCKGKTISEAELITERHIDAVLDGIPEAKRNYLSLIHGLLQDTIRDYREKKGKEAAPVGAG; the protein is encoded by the coding sequence ATGAATTTCGAGAAGTTCAAAGAGTTCGTAACCAACCGCTACAACTTCGGCGACCTGCCCGGCGCAAACGCAAAGGGCATGGTCACGAACGCCAGCTGCGGCGACATGACGATGCTTTACTTCAAGGTGGACGACGAAACCGAGCTTATAGAGGACGCCCGGTACTTCACGTTCGGCTGCGGATTCAGCCAGGCGATGGGCGTCGTTATCACCGAACTCTGCAAGGGCAAAACGATAAGCGAAGCGGAACTCATAACCGAGCGCCACATCGACGCGGTGCTGGACGGCATCCCAGAGGCGAAGCGCAACTATTTATCGCTCATCCACGGGCTTCTGCAGGACACGATTAGGGATTACAGGGAAAAGAAGGGCAAGGAAGCCGCGCCGGTGGGCGCGGGGTAA
- a CDS encoding disulfide oxidoreductase — MEAVAFHENMTVGEILTADPRAKHVLAYFHIGGCHHCSVDDSATLKQVSEDFGVPLEMLLKALNKLSEM; from the coding sequence ATGGAAGCCGTTGCTTTTCACGAGAATATGACCGTCGGAGAAATTCTTACCGCGGACCCGCGGGCCAAGCATGTCCTGGCCTACTTTCACATCGGCGGGTGCCACCACTGCTCGGTGGACGACTCCGCCACGCTCAAGCAGGTGTCCGAGGATTTCGGGGTGCCGCTGGAGATGCTCTTGAAGGCGCTGAACAAACTCTCCGAGATGTGA
- the bcp gene encoding thioredoxin-dependent thiol peroxidase — MLKPGDNAPSFSLESSKGGRITLESLKGKWAVLYFYPKDNTPGCTVEACGFRDGLSSLTELGAVVLGVSPDDLESHRKFISDYDLNFALLSDLDHEVAEKFGAWTEKTNYGKTYWGIQRSTFLIDPNGKIAHVWPRVKPESHAEEVRAKLEELLRQFQQA; from the coding sequence ATGCTTAAACCAGGAGACAACGCGCCGTCGTTCTCGCTCGAATCCAGCAAGGGCGGCAGGATAACGCTCGAATCGCTGAAGGGAAAATGGGCTGTGCTTTACTTTTATCCGAAGGACAACACGCCCGGATGCACCGTGGAAGCGTGCGGATTCCGGGACGGCCTTTCGAGCCTCACGGAACTTGGGGCGGTCGTTCTCGGCGTTTCGCCGGACGATTTGGAAAGCCACCGGAAGTTCATTTCGGACTATGACCTCAATTTCGCGCTTCTTTCCGACCTTGACCACGAAGTTGCAGAGAAATTTGGTGCATGGACGGAAAAAACCAACTACGGCAAGACATACTGGGGAATCCAGCGTTCGACGTTTTTAATCGATCCCAACGGCAAAATCGCGCACGTCTGGCCCCGCGTCAAGCCGGAGAGTCACGCGGAAGAAGTACGCGCCAAGCTGGAGGAGCTGTTGCGCCAGTTCCAACAGGCATAA
- a CDS encoding transcriptional repressor, with product MNNAQTRPISRMTLQRKVILDALRSVKTHPTADELYAMVRRELPNVSLGTVYRNLETMSEMGVIQKLSNGEGKMRFDGNTAPHHHVCCTVCGRLDDMPVEAVGSVMSLFPGAGAHGITGYDIEFKWICPRCRESGVGEPHDQTFEAWFEDAEKAVGDIG from the coding sequence ATGAACAACGCTCAAACCAGGCCGATTTCGCGGATGACCCTTCAGCGGAAGGTGATTCTTGACGCGCTCAGAAGCGTCAAGACGCATCCGACCGCGGACGAGCTTTACGCGATGGTCAGGCGTGAATTGCCGAACGTAAGCTTGGGAACGGTTTACCGCAATCTCGAAACGATGTCCGAGATGGGAGTGATTCAAAAACTGTCGAACGGCGAAGGAAAAATGCGGTTCGACGGAAACACGGCACCCCATCACCACGTATGCTGCACTGTTTGCGGCCGGCTTGACGATATGCCGGTCGAGGCCGTCGGAAGCGTCATGTCGCTCTTTCCCGGCGCCGGCGCGCACGGAATCACGGGCTATGATATCGAGTTCAAGTGGATCTGCCCGCGATGCAGGGAATCGGGCGTGGGCGAGCCGCACGACCAGACATTCGAGGCATGGTTCGAAGACGCCGAAAAGGCGGTGGGCGACATTGGTTGA